In Chiloscyllium plagiosum isolate BGI_BamShark_2017 chromosome 1, ASM401019v2, whole genome shotgun sequence, the sequence AATGTTCTTATCATTCCGAGCTTCAAAGCAGGATGGGGATTGGCTGTTGGTGTTGTTGGGCAGTTGGAGGTGACTTTTGGAGTTCTGCTGAACTTCGATCACTTCCAGAGCCGAGCCCTGCTCTCCATGTCGGATTGCCCCGTTGGTACAGGAGGGCTTGGGCTCCACGCTCCTCTTCCAATTCTTGCTGTTCTCGCCGTTGCTTTTCTTTTGGAAAGGGGCGGGAGAGACAGTCAGGCAAGTGTCTGCGACTTTTTGCTTCTCGCTTTTCTTCACGGTCTTGCGGATGCGGAACCTGGCGGCTTTGAATATTCGCCCGTACAGGACTAACATCAATATCAGGGGGATGTAAAAAGCGCCGAAGGTGGAGTAAATGGTATAGCCGGGGTCCTGGCTAATCCTACAGGCATCGGGGTCAGCTCTATCTTCGGGGGTTCTCCAGCCCAACATGGGCGGGATTGAAATTAAAAAGCCGATCAACCACGTCAGGCTGATCAGAACAGCCGCTCGTCTGGGAGTCCTCTTGTTGACATAGTCTATTGGGTCTGTAATAGCCCAGTACCTGTCCAGAGCAATAGCGCAAAGGTGCAGGATAGAGGATGTACAACACAACACATCTAAAGAGATAAAAATGTCACAGGTTACCTGTCCCAGGGTCCACTTATTCAGAACTTGGTGCAAAGCGGCCATGGGCAGCACTAACACCGAGACCATCAGGTCTGTAACAGCCAGTGAGCCTATCAAATAGTTGGCCACATTTTGGAGAGAGCGCTCCAGCACTATAGCTGCGATCACACAAGTATTTCCAATGATGGAGCACAGGATCATAGTCCCAATGAAGAATGAAGTTACCACCTGATAAGTCAGCGTCACCTCTGAGAAGTTTGTCTGGTTTTCCTGGGAGTAGGA encodes:
- the htr1aa gene encoding 5-hydroxytryptamine (serotonin) receptor 1A a codes for the protein MERFNNSNFSYSQENQTNFSEVTLTYQVVTSFFIGTMILCSIIGNTCVIAAIVLERSLQNVANYLIGSLAVTDLMVSVLVLPMAALHQVLNKWTLGQVTCDIFISLDVLCCTSSILHLCAIALDRYWAITDPIDYVNKRTPRRAAVLISLTWLIGFLISIPPMLGWRTPEDRADPDACRISQDPGYTIYSTFGAFYIPLILMLVLYGRIFKAARFRIRKTVKKSEKQKVADTCLTVSPAPFQKKSNGENSKNWKRSVEPKPSCTNGAIRHGEQGSALEVIEVQQNSKSHLQLPNNTNSQSPSCFEARNDKNIEAKRKVALARERKTVKTLGIIMGTFIFCWLPFFIVALVLPFCGHQCYMPIWLHSVINWQGYSNSLLNPIIYAYFNKDFQSAFKKIIKCKFCRQ